Proteins from one Euwallacea similis isolate ESF13 chromosome 13, ESF131.1, whole genome shotgun sequence genomic window:
- the LOC136413194 gene encoding zwei Ig domain protein zig-8-like produces the protein MRRINGVAGVPYSPKFEFSLVCFLCITFASTDVLGKSAYFDDISTRDIEAIEGQTVIIPCTVRNLSHEKIVSWIRMRDVHILTSGSHAFASDYRFEVVHSVSNEDFWGLRIRGVKADDTGQYECQVNTEPKLSLAYKLTVSKMGSDNTHSKWLGHAQIQGPREAFVQHGSSFLMTCEIFSSVHSKRVNLQVWWLLEDTQIQSQNGLARVSIETSQNKTTGTVHSILRFQYVTWQDSGVYTCLQPSVKKDSIKLVIVEAESSEAMQRDFPGLSKAVPSSFLGSAIVLSLVASMVLL, from the exons ATGAGGAGAATAAATGGAGTAGCTGGAGTGCCGTATAGTCCCAAGTTTGAGTTCTCCCTTGTGTGTTTTCTGTGTATTACCTTTGCATCTACGGACGTGCTCG gaaaatctGCCTATTTCGATGACATTTCCACCAGAGACATCGAGGCCATTGAGGGCCAGACTGTAATCATTCCATGCACAGTTAGGAACTTAAGTCATGAAAAAATT GTTTCCTGGATCAGGATGAGAGATGTCCACATTCTCACCTCAGGCTCTCATGCCTTTGCCAGCGACTACAGGTTCGAGGTGGTTCACTCAGTGAGTAACGAGGACTTTTGGGGGCTGAGGATACGTGGAGTCAAAGCTGACGACACAGGACAGTACGAATGTCAGGTGAACACCGAACCAAAATTGAGTTTGGCCTACAAATTAACCGTATCAA AAATGGGTAGCGACAATACTCATTCCAAATGGCTGGGCCATGCCCAGATTCAAGGCCCTCGAGAAGCTTTCGTCCAACATGGGTCTTCATTTCTGATGACCTGCGAGATATTTTCGTCAGTCCACTCCAAGAGGGTTAACTTGCAGGTGTGGTGGTTGTTGGAAGACACTCAAATTCAAtcacag AATGGTTTAGCAAGAGTCTCCATTGAAACCTCCCAAAACAAAACAACAGGTACCGTTCACAGCATCCTGAGGTTTCAATATGTCACTTGGCAGGATAGTGGGGTGTACACCTGCCTACAACCCTCAGTTAAAAAGGACTCTATTAAGTTGGTGATTGTTGAAGCCGAATCATCAGAAGCGATGCAGCGCGACTTTCCAGGCCTTTCCAAGGCGGTCCCTTCGTCCTTTTTAGGGTCCGCGATTGTTTTGTCGCTGGTGGCCTCAATGGTGCTACTGTAA